CCGCGACCAGGATCAGGCCGTCGACGCCCGATTCGATCGCCTTCTCGGCATGGCGCAGGCTGATCACGTCGTGCAGCACGATGCCGCCGTAGCTGTGCACGGCGTCGATCAGCTCCTTGGGCGGCGCCCGCAGCGAGGTGATGAAGATCGGCACCTTGTGTTCGACGCAGACCTTGATGTCATGCTCCAGGCGCGCGTTGGAGGCGTGCACGATCTGGTTGACCGCGACCGGGCCCACCGGTGCGCCGGGGTTGGCGGCCTTGAACGCGGCCAGTTCGTCCCCGATCTTGGTCAGCCATTCGTCGAGCAGCTCGGCCGGGCGCGCATTGAGCGCGGGAAAAGAGCCGACGATGCCGGCCTTGCACTGCGCCAGCACCAGTTCCGGGTAGCTGACGATAAACATGGGCGAGGCAATCACGGGCAGGGCCAGGTTCTGCAGGGCCTGGGGCAGTTGCTTGGCGGCGGGCATGGTGTCTCCTGGACTACGGGCGGGCACTTGGAAGCGCCCTAAATGAACGGTCGTTCGATTATAGGGAGTTTCAGCGCGGTCACGTTAGAAGCCCAAGTCTATGCCGGTCCGGCCGGCGCGGGGCGCTAGGCCGCCGGCAGCACCAGCTCGGCCAGCGCGCCGCCGCCCGGGCGGTTGGCCAGCGTCACGTCGCCATGATGCAACGTTGCCACCTCGCGCGCAAAGCACAGGCCCAGGCCGGTGCTCTTGTCCGCACCATGCGGGCGCGGCAGCGAGTAGAAGCGCTCGAACACGCGCGGCAGCGCGTAGTCCGGAATGCCGGGCCCCTGGTCGAAGACCGCAATGGCCAGCGCGTCGCCGCGCCGCTCCAGCCGCACCGTGACCGCGGTACCGGGCGGGGCGAAATCGATGGCGTTGTCGAGCAGGTTGGCGATGGCCTGGCGTAGCAGGAACGGGTCGCCGGCGACGTGGCCAGGGCCGTCCCCGGCGGCGCACTGCAGCGCGACGCCGCGCTGCCGCGCGCGCGGCTCCAGCTCGGCGCACAGCTGCGCCAGTAGCGGCGCCAGCGCCACCGGCTCGCGCACTTCCAGGCGCTGGCGCTGTTCCACCTCGGCCAGCGCCAGCAGCTTGCGGATCATGGTTTCCAGCCGTCCGGACTGGGTGCGGATATTGGCGACGAAGCGCTGGCGGTCGGCCGCCGGCATCTCTTCCTGCAGCAACTCCGCCGCGCCGCCGATGGCGGCCAGCGGGCTCTTCATCTCGTGCGTCAGCGTGTGGATGTAGTGCTCGACATACTGCTTGTCTTCCAGCCGCTCGCGCATGCCCTGCACCGCGCGCCCCAGCTCGGCCAGTTCGCCCGCGCCGCGTAGCGGCATCTCGGCACGCTCGCCGGCCGCGACCGCGCGCGCGTAGCCGCGCAGGCGGCTCAGCCCATGCATCAGCCACAGCGTGCAGGCCAGCCCGATCACGCACGCGGTGCCTATCAGCAGGCCGCCGTAGAGCAGGATCTTGCGCTGGCTGCGCGCGATAAACGGCGCCATCGCCGCATTGGGCTTGGCCACGGTCAGCACGCCGATGATGCGCTTGCCATTGCTGTCGACGTCACGCACCGGCGCGGCCACGTGCATCACCGTGCTGGCCTCGTCGGCGGGGTCGGCGCGCGTGCTGCGCGCGCCGTACTTGCCGCGCAGCGTCAGGTAGACGTCGTTCCAGCGCGAATAGTCGCGGCCCACGTCGGTGCCGGTGGAGTCGAAGCGCACGATGCCGCTGGCATCGGTCACGTAGACGCGGTAGCCGATGCTGTCCTTGTGCAGCCCCGAGACCTCGGCATTGACCGGCACCTCGCGCAGCGCCGCCATATGCCGCGCGAAAGCGCCGTCGGCGATGCGGCCGGCCTTGAGGTCGTCGGCGGCCAGCGCGGCCAGCACGTGCGCGGTATCGATCAGCGTGTCTTCCATGGCCTGGCGCACGCCCGGCTTGACCTCCTGCACGAACACGCGCAGCGTCAGCACCGTGGCCAGGCCCACGATCAGGAAGAAACCGAAGAAGATGCGCAGGCCGATATGCATGGCGCACGCTCAGGGCTCGAGCGAATAGCCCATGCCGCGATGGGTGCGGATGCGCTCGGCGCCCTCGGCGGACACCTCGCGCAGCTTGGCGCGCAGGGTCTTGATATGGGTGTCGACGGTGCGGTCGCTGGTGTCGAGCGCGCCCGCCCACACCGCGTCCATCAACTGCGCGCGCGAGTAGATCCGCCCGGGATGCGCCACCAGCCAGGCCAGCAGCAGGTATTCGTAGCGCGTCAGCGCCAGCCAGTGGCCGTGGTAGGCCAGCCGGGCGCCGTCCTGGTCGTGGGTGAAGCCGGCCGCCTCGCCGGCTCTTGCCGTGGCGCCGCCGCGGGCCCGGCGCAGGATCGCGCGCACGCGCGCGGCCAGCTCGCGCGGCGAGAACGGCTTGACCACGTAGTCGTCGGCGCCGATCTCCAGCCCGACGATGCGGTCGATCTCTTCGTGGCGCGCGGTCAGGAAGATCACCGGCGCATCGCTGAAGGTGCGCAGCGTGCGGCAGACCTCGAAGCCGCTCAGGTCCGGCAGCCCCACGTCCAGGATCACCAGGTCGGCCTGCGCGGCGCGCAGGCACGCGAGCGCGTCGCCGCCCAGCGTGCAGTGCTGGGCCAGCATGCCGTCGGTGCGCAGGGCATAGAGGATGGTGTCGGCGATGGCCTGCTCGTCTTCCACCACCAGGATGCGCGGTTGTTCCATGCCCGGCATTCTAGCCCGTCAGGCGCTGGCCGCCGCGCGCGCCGGCGCTGACGGTTCGCCTCCGCGCCGGTGGAAATAGATCTGCTCCGCGGCCCGGCGCAGCGGCGGCGAATACAGCATCAGGTCGAACGGCCAGTCGCACTGGAAACGCTCGAACATCCAGCGCAGCGCGCGCTTGGCGCGAAAACGCGGCGCGCTGGCGCTGGCCACGGCTTCCGGCGCCGGGCCGCGGTGCAGCAGGTGCGCGGCCACGGCTTCGCCGACCGACTCGCCGTGGGCAAAGGCATAGTGGATGCCGCCCGCGGTCAGCGGCGACACGATGCCCGCGGCATCGCCGGTCAGGATCACGCCGTCGCGCGCCAGCGGCAACACCGGGCCGCCGCATGGGATCAGCCCCGCGCGCGTCGCCGCCGGCCGCGTCAGCTGCGGCAGGCCGGCGCGCTCCCGCACATGCGCCAGCAGCCCGCCCAGGTCCGGCGCGCGGCCGTGCCGCGGCCGGTAGCGCAGCGCCAGCCCGGCCTGCACGCCGGTGGGGTTCTGCGCGATCCAGCCGATATAGCCGGGCGCGAAGCGGCGCGTGATGAAGCAGTGCAGCGCGTCCGGCTCGGGCAGCGCCAGTCCGGGGAACTCATACTCCACGCCGTACAGGAAGCTGTGCACGCGCCCGAGCCCGGCGCATTGCGCCACGCGCGACTGCGCGCCGTCCGCGCCGACCAGATAGCGCGTGTGGCCCACGCCGGTGACATGCCAGCCGCCGTGGCGCGGCACCGCGCCGACGAAGGCCTGGCCCAGCCGCAGCTCGACCCGGTGGCGCACCAGCTCCGCGGCCAGCCAGCGCATCAGGCGCGGCGTGTCGGTGGTATGGAAGTAGTAGCCCGGCGCGCTCAGCTCAAGGCTGCGCAGCCGCGGCGAGTACAGCTTCACCTGCTCGACGCGATGCACGCAGTCGGCCGGCGCCTGGCCCAGCCAGGTCTGCTCGATCGCTTCCCTGACCAGGATGCCGGTGGTGTGGAGCTTGTCGCCCGGATCGGTCTTGCGTTCCAGCACCAGCACGCGCAGCCCGGCGCGCGCGGCAGCCAGGGCGCAGGCGGCACCGGCAAAGCTGGCGCCGGCGATGACGATGTCGTAGTCGAAGGAGGGCATGGCGGTTTCCGGAGAGCGAAGGGCTCCAGTCTGGCCAGCCGGGGTGAGGGCAATGTGTGGCGGGTGTGAAGCGGCGCGGCGGCGCTGCATCCGAACTCGACGCAGCAAAAAAACGCCCCGCATGCGCGGGGCCATCAATTACCACGAAGACTGATACACACGGCGGGCACCTGCCAATGCCGCAGCCGCATACGAAGCATAGGCTGCCAATGTGACGGCGCCGTGGCAGCGCGATGAAGCGCGCATGACATCAGAGCCCGTAGCGCTTGATCTTGTCGTAGAGCGTGGCCTTGCCCACCTGCAGCAGGTCCGCGGCCTGGCTGACCGCGCCGCCGGTGCGCGCCAGCGCGTCGGCAATCACGGCGCGCTCGAAGTGCTCCATGCGCTCGCGCAGCGGCGCGCCCTCGTCGGGGCCCGCCGCCTGCGCGCCGGCCTGGCCGCCCTCGGGCACGCCCAGCACCATGCGGTCGGCGGCATTGCGCAGCTCGCGCACGTTGCCCGGCCACGGGCGCTGGGCCAGCGCCTGGCGCTGCGCCTCGGACAGGATCGGCGCGGGCCGCTGGTAGCGCACCGCGGACACCAGCGAGAAATGCTCGAACAGCGGCACGATGTCCTCGCGCCGCTCGCGCAGCGGCGGCAGCGCGATGGTGACGACATTGAGCCGGTAATACAGGTCTTCGCGGAACGTGCCTTGCGCCACCAGCGCATCCATGTCGCCCTTGGCCGCGGCGACGATGCGCACGTCGATCTTCACCGAGGCATTCGACCCCAGCCGCTCCAGCGAGCCTTCCTGCAGCACGCGCAGCAGCTTGACCTGCAGCGCCAGCGGCATGCTTTCGATTTCGTCGAGAAACAGCGTGCCGCCCGACGCATGCTCGAGCTTGCCGATGCGGCGCTTGCCGGCACCGGTGAAGGCCCCGGCCTCGTGCCCGAACATCTCGCTTTCGAAGATGGCCTCGGGCACCGCGCCGCAGTTCAGTGCGATAAAAGGGCCTTCGGCGCGCCCGGACAGCGCGTGCAGGCTGCGCGCGACCAGTTCCTTGCCGGTGCCGGTCTCACCGTTGATCATCACCGGCACGTCGGTGGGCGCGACATTGGCCACCAGCGCGCGCACCTGCTCGATCGCGGGCGAGCGGCCGATGATGCGCGTGCCGGCGGCGGGCCCGGCCAGTTCGCGGCGCAGCGCCTGGTTTTCCAGTTCCAGCGCGCGCCGTTCGAGCGCGCGGCGCACGGTGTCGGTAAGGCGATCGGCGCCGAACGGCTTTTCGATGAAGTCATAGGCGCCTTCGCGCATCGCCTGCACCGCCATGGTGATGTCGCCGTGGCCGGTGACCAGGATCACCGGCACGCCGGGCGCGGCATTGCGGCAGTGCTGCAGCAGGTCCAGCCCGCTGGCGCCGGGCAGGCGCACGTCGGTCACCACCACGCCGGCAAAGGCGCCGTGCAGATGCGGGATCGCGGCCTCGGCCGAGGGCAGCGCCAGCACGCGGAAGCCGGCCAGCTCCAGGCTTTGCGCGGTGGCCTGCCGCACCAGCGGCTCGTCTTCGACAAACAGGACACGCAGACCGTCTTGCATGGCAGTACTCATGGTGACGCGGAAACCGAGGGCGCGGCATCGATGGCAGGCGCGCGCGCCAGCACCAGCGTGAACTGCGCGCCGCCGCCGGGTACGTTGGCGACGCTGAGCTGGCCGCCGAACTCGCGCACGATCGACGACGAGATCGCCAGCCCCAGGCCCAGGCCCTGGCCGGTTTCCTTGGTGGTGAAAAAAGGTTCGAACAGGCGCGGCAGCGCTTCCGGCGCGATGCCGGTGCCGTTGTCGCGCACGACGATGGTGACGGCGTGCTCGCCGGCCTGCACTTCCAGGTCGATGCGGCCTTGTGCCGGTGCGGGCGGCGCGGCCGCCGCGATGGCATCGAGCGCATTGCCGAGCAGGTTCAGCAGCACCTGTTCCAGCTTCAGCTCGTCGGCGCGCACGGCGAGGCCGGGCACGGCATCCAGGCCGGTGACGTGGATCGTGACCGCGCCCAGCCGCGGCGCCAGCAGCGCCAGCACATGGTCGACCGCCGCGCGCAGCGCCACCGGCCGCTGCACCGGGCGCGCCTTGCCGGCAAACAGCTTGAGCTGGCCGGTGATCTTGCCCATGCGCTCGGTCAGGTCGGCGATCGCCGTCAGGTTGCCTTCGGCCGCGTCCAGCTGGCCGCGCGCCAGCAGCACGCGGGTGTTGTCCGAAAACGTGCGCAGCGCCGCCAGCGGCTGGTTCAGCTCATGCGTGATGCCGGCCGCCATCTGCCCGAGCGCGGCCAGCTTGCTGGCCTGCACCAGCTCGTCCTGCGCCGCGCGCAGCTCGCTTTCGGCACGGGTGCGTTCGGCCACTTCGTCTTCCAGCTTCTCGTTGATCGCCATCAGGTCGGCAGTGCGGGCTTCGACGCGGCGCTCCAGCTGGTCGTACGCGGCCTCGAGCAAACGGCGGCTGTACTGCATGTCGCGCGCGCGCTGGCGGCGCTGGCGCCAGTTGACCAGCAGCAGGCAGATGCAGGCATAGGCCAGCGCCGCGGCCACGGTGGCGTTGCGGGCGTTGGCCAGCACTGGCTCCAGCGGCGCCATCACCTGCATGGTCCAGCCGGCCGGGCCCACGGTGCGGTTCAGCTCCAGGTAGCGGTCGGCGCGTTCGGCGCCGTCGGGCGCAAAGGTGGTGCGGCCGGCGGCGGCCTCGTCGCGCACGCGCACCAGGCGCGCGCCGTGCGCCAGCGTGGTGTCGGCCAGCCAGCGCGTGAGCGGCGACGCCAGCGGCTCCAGCGGCAGCGGCGTCACCGCGCGGCCGTGGTACTGGCGGGTCTGCTCGATCTCCGCGCGCAGCGCCGCCGGCAGCTGGCGCAGCGTGCGGTACTGCCACGCCGACACCGACGACAGGAAGATCACGCCGTGGTCGTCGCTGACCATCAGCGGTTCGGCGCCGCTGCCGGCGCGCTGGAACCACTCCAGGTTGAGCTTGACCACGGTCACGCCGATGACCTTGCCGCCCGACTCGATCGGCTGCGCGATGTAGTAGCCGGGCTCGTCGCTGGTGATGCCGATGGCGTAGAAGCGCCCCATCTTGCCGCCCGCGGCGGTCTGGAAGTAGGGGCGGAAGCGGTAGTCGGTGCCGACGAAGCTGCCGGGCTGGCCGTGGTTGCTGGCCGCCAGCGCGATGCCGTTGGCGGCGATCACGTAGGTGGCCGACGCATGCGCGCGCCGGTTGACCTCGGCCAGGTACTGGTTGGCGGCGGCGACGCGCTGCGCGTCGTCGGGGGCGGCGAGCAGCCCGCGCACGAACGGATGCAGCGACACCAGCGCGGGCAGGAACTCGTAGCGGTCGAGCGTGCTTTCGAGCGTGGCGGCGTAGCGGTCGGCGCGCGTCGCGGTGCCTTGCTGCAGGCTGGCCAGGCCGCGCTGGACCGAGACCAGCCAGGTCAGCGCGCACAGCAGCAGCAGGCCCGTGGCGAGGGCGACGGCAAAGCCCCACCAGCGCCCGCTGCCGGCCGCCGGCGCGTGCACCGGGCGGGTGGCGGCGGGATCATGCACGGCGAGAAAGTCGTCAGAGTGTGGCATCGGCGCGCGCGAGGGGTGTCGCGCCGATGATACCCGCTGGCGGGCGGCCAGGGCAGCCGCCCGCGCGGGCGCGGCCCAGTCAGACGGCGCCCTGGCCCGCTTCGGCAAGGTCTTCGGCATTGTCGCCGGCACCGTGCTGCAGCACGCGCGCCAGGCGCTTGCGGTCCAGCTCGCGTTCCCACGCCGACACCACCACCGTGGCGACGCCGTTGCCGATGATATTGGTCAGCGCGCGGCACTCGCTCATAAAGCGGTCGATGCCCAGGATCAGCACCATGCCCGCGACCGGGATGGTCGGCACCACCGCCAGCGTCGCCGCCAGCGTGATGAAGCCCGAGCCGGTCACGCCGCTGGCGCCCTTGGAGGTGATCATCGCCACCGCCAGGATGGTCAGCTGCTGCATCAGCGTCAGCTCGATGCCGGTGGCCTGCGCGATGAAGATCACCGCCATGGTCATGTAGATGTTGGTGCCATCGAGGTTGAACGAGTAGCCGGTCGGCACCACCAGGCCCACCACCGACTTGGAGCAGCCGAGCTTCTCCAGCTTTTCCATCATGTGCGGCAGCGCCGCCTCGGACGAGCTCGTGCCCAGCACGATCAGCAGCTCTTCCTTGATGT
This Cupriavidus nantongensis DNA region includes the following protein-coding sequences:
- a CDS encoding sigma-54-dependent transcriptional regulator → MQDGLRVLFVEDEPLVRQATAQSLELAGFRVLALPSAEAAIPHLHGAFAGVVVTDVRLPGASGLDLLQHCRNAAPGVPVILVTGHGDITMAVQAMREGAYDFIEKPFGADRLTDTVRRALERRALELENQALRRELAGPAAGTRIIGRSPAIEQVRALVANVAPTDVPVMINGETGTGKELVARSLHALSGRAEGPFIALNCGAVPEAIFESEMFGHEAGAFTGAGKRRIGKLEHASGGTLFLDEIESMPLALQVKLLRVLQEGSLERLGSNASVKIDVRIVAAAKGDMDALVAQGTFREDLYYRLNVVTIALPPLRERREDIVPLFEHFSLVSAVRYQRPAPILSEAQRQALAQRPWPGNVRELRNAADRMVLGVPEGGQAGAQAAGPDEGAPLRERMEHFERAVIADALARTGGAVSQAADLLQVGKATLYDKIKRYGL
- a CDS encoding NAD(P)/FAD-dependent oxidoreductase; this encodes MPSFDYDIVIAGASFAGAACALAAARAGLRVLVLERKTDPGDKLHTTGILVREAIEQTWLGQAPADCVHRVEQVKLYSPRLRSLELSAPGYYFHTTDTPRLMRWLAAELVRHRVELRLGQAFVGAVPRHGGWHVTGVGHTRYLVGADGAQSRVAQCAGLGRVHSFLYGVEYEFPGLALPEPDALHCFITRRFAPGYIGWIAQNPTGVQAGLALRYRPRHGRAPDLGGLLAHVRERAGLPQLTRPAATRAGLIPCGGPVLPLARDGVILTGDAAGIVSPLTAGGIHYAFAHGESVGEAVAAHLLHRGPAPEAVASASAPRFRAKRALRWMFERFQCDWPFDLMLYSPPLRRAAEQIYFHRRGGEPSAPARAAASA
- the creB gene encoding two-component system response regulator CreB: MPGMEQPRILVVEDEQAIADTILYALRTDGMLAQHCTLGGDALACLRAAQADLVILDVGLPDLSGFEVCRTLRTFSDAPVIFLTARHEEIDRIVGLEIGADDYVVKPFSPRELAARVRAILRRARGGATARAGEAAGFTHDQDGARLAYHGHWLALTRYEYLLLAWLVAHPGRIYSRAQLMDAVWAGALDTSDRTVDTHIKTLRAKLREVSAEGAERIRTHRGMGYSLEP
- a CDS encoding sensor histidine kinase; the encoded protein is MPHSDDFLAVHDPAATRPVHAPAAGSGRWWGFAVALATGLLLLCALTWLVSVQRGLASLQQGTATRADRYAATLESTLDRYEFLPALVSLHPFVRGLLAAPDDAQRVAAANQYLAEVNRRAHASATYVIAANGIALAASNHGQPGSFVGTDYRFRPYFQTAAGGKMGRFYAIGITSDEPGYYIAQPIESGGKVIGVTVVKLNLEWFQRAGSGAEPLMVSDDHGVIFLSSVSAWQYRTLRQLPAALRAEIEQTRQYHGRAVTPLPLEPLASPLTRWLADTTLAHGARLVRVRDEAAAGRTTFAPDGAERADRYLELNRTVGPAGWTMQVMAPLEPVLANARNATVAAALAYACICLLLVNWRQRRQRARDMQYSRRLLEAAYDQLERRVEARTADLMAINEKLEDEVAERTRAESELRAAQDELVQASKLAALGQMAAGITHELNQPLAALRTFSDNTRVLLARGQLDAAEGNLTAIADLTERMGKITGQLKLFAGKARPVQRPVALRAAVDHVLALLAPRLGAVTIHVTGLDAVPGLAVRADELKLEQVLLNLLGNALDAIAAAAPPAPAQGRIDLEVQAGEHAVTIVVRDNGTGIAPEALPRLFEPFFTTKETGQGLGLGLAISSSIVREFGGQLSVANVPGGGAQFTLVLARAPAIDAAPSVSASP
- the creC gene encoding two-component system sensor histidine kinase CreC — protein: MHIGLRIFFGFFLIVGLATVLTLRVFVQEVKPGVRQAMEDTLIDTAHVLAALAADDLKAGRIADGAFARHMAALREVPVNAEVSGLHKDSIGYRVYVTDASGIVRFDSTGTDVGRDYSRWNDVYLTLRGKYGARSTRADPADEASTVMHVAAPVRDVDSNGKRIIGVLTVAKPNAAMAPFIARSQRKILLYGGLLIGTACVIGLACTLWLMHGLSRLRGYARAVAAGERAEMPLRGAGELAELGRAVQGMRERLEDKQYVEHYIHTLTHEMKSPLAAIGGAAELLQEEMPAADRQRFVANIRTQSGRLETMIRKLLALAEVEQRQRLEVREPVALAPLLAQLCAELEPRARQRGVALQCAAGDGPGHVAGDPFLLRQAIANLLDNAIDFAPPGTAVTVRLERRGDALAIAVFDQGPGIPDYALPRVFERFYSLPRPHGADKSTGLGLCFAREVATLHHGDVTLANRPGGGALAELVLPAA